The following DNA comes from Verrucomicrobiales bacterium.
GCGGTCCCTCGCTCGTGCCCAACCCCCGATCTCCACGGAACTGGCTCCAGGCGGCTGGGGCACCGGTCGCGGTGTTCGTGAGCAGCACGCATGCGATGAGGAGCGTGGTGATGGCAGACACGGGTTCGTTGCGACGATTCATGGTTGGGAAGATTTCGGGGTGGCTTGCTGAAACAGCCAGGGGATCAACTCGGGTTCGAGATAGGCTTTTTTCCAAGAGCTATGCTTGAGACCGGTGTATTCGGTGTAGCGGGCGACCCCCCCTTGGTCGCGCCAGGCTTTCACCATGTCACGCGCCGACTGGACGGGGATCAGGTGGTCGTCGTCGGAATGAAACGCCCACATGGGGAACCGGGCGGCTGCACGCGTGACGGCCGAGGGAGAGCCCGCGGCGCAGACTGGCACCCCTGCCGCGAAGAACCCTGGGTACTGAGACATGAAGGACCAGAGTCCGATTCCTCCCATGGAGACCCCCGTTAGATAGCGTCGGTGCGAGTCGATCTTGAGGTCTTTGCTCAGGACATCACGAACGAGTTCCACCGTTTGGGACAGTGCATCGATTCCTTTATCCGAGCCCCCGACCCACCCTGCGCCTTTGGGGCACTGGGGGACCACGAGAATACAGGGTTGGCGGGAGGTCTGGCTATTGGTGTAGATCAATCGGGGGCCCCACTCGAGCGGTGCTTGATTGTCATTGCCGCGAGCGGCAGCACCATGGAGGAAAACCACCAGTGGATAGGATGGTTTGGTGTCGAGCGGGTGAGGGAGCGCGAGTCGATAGGGAAGCTGGACACCGGCGTGGTTGGTGTAGACGCGACGGAGAAAGAGGGAATCGTCGTTTGGCTCTGGCACTGCTGCCGCGGAGCTCGCCGCCGTGGCCCACAGCAGCAGCAGCAGCAGCAGCGGCGTGAGGCGGGTTAGCGGGTGGCGGAGCGGGTGATGCATGGGTCTTTTTAGTCGTTCTCCGGGGGTAGCCAAGCAAGAAAGGCGGGGCGGAGCGGGGGATCCCCCTCCGGGGGCTGTCGAAAAGCTGTAGAGGGCTACAGCACTCCCAAGACGCTTCGCGAGGCGCTCGACGGTATGGAGTGCGGCAGACCTCTGCCGCTTTGGTCTCGCCAGCGGAGCTGGGATCCCCCTCCGGGGGGTGCCGAAAAGCTGTAGAGGGCTACAGCACTCCACGACGCTTCGCGACTTACCAATCCGGGGAGGGCTCGAATTCATCTGCGATTTGAAGTTGGTCGGTCTTGAATCGATAGATCGTTCGGACTTGGGCGGGCGATGCTGTTCTTTCAAACCAACCGGCTGAACACCAGGGATACTGCGAAGCAATAGGCACCAAACAGTGTTTCACCGCATTTTGATGAGTGTAGTTCAAACGAGCCAGGTAAGACTTTTGATAGGTCAGTTTGGTTTCCCGGAAATTGAACCAGACTTGCCGCCCAATGGTTCCGTCCTGCTTGTTCGCCAGAGCTGCAGTCTTGACGTGAAGCATCTTGAGCATGATCGACAGAGCCTGCGCATCGGTGACATCCGGAGGACTGTGCCCAACGAAATGATAATGATTGGAGAAGACTGACCACGCTTCTAAGTGCCAACCGAAACTCTGAGCGGTCTCCAGAAGGCTTTGGTGCAGCTTGGATAAACGATGAGCGCTTCTGAAGAAATGAGACTTTTGATAGGTACCCGCTGTAACAAAAAACGTTCCCCCCCGGGCCAATTGATGCGTCGGCGCGTGTGGCCAATGACACTTTGTTTCCTCCATTGTTTTGCTTTACCCGAGGAAACAATCCGGTGACAAGGCAGAATTGAACGCAGTTTTTTGGAGTGCGGCAGACCTCTGCCGCTTTGGTCTCGCCAGCGGAGCTGGAATCCCCCTCCGGGGGGTGCCGAAAAGCTGTAGAGGGCTACAGCACTCCACGACGCTTCGCGATTGTCTCAGTTCGCTCCCAGTGTCACGTGCAGGCGGGGGATCTCCTGGCCTCGGGCGTCCAGTACGCGAAGCGATCCGCGCCAGTATTCCAAGCTGTTCACAATTTTGAAGACGACCGTATTCGTCCCCGCAGGCAGGTTGACCCCGCCGACTGTCTCTTCGTCCAGCACGTAACTCCTGTTTGGGTTGGAGCGGTGGATGACTTTGCCGTTGAGGTAGACCTTGGATTCGTCGTCGCTCACTATCTTGAAAACGACGTCGGATTGTGGGGATTCAGTGACGAGGTAACATACGGCGTAGGCTACGCTGTTCGGCGACGACGTCTTACCGACGAGCGCGTTGAAATCCAGAAGCGGGGTGGCCTGCTCAATCGGCTCCCAGGTCAGTTCACGCGCGTTTGCCCGGAAGCGCTGTTGCGCGCTGGGACGGAGCTGGGCTTCACCTGGCATCCGCTCGGCATCGAGCGCCGCGGCGGTGCCGTTGGTCGGAATATCCAGTGGCGCGAGCAGCAGCCAACTCCTGATGAGCCCCGCGGGTAGCTGGATGGATTCCTTGATTAAAGTCGGTCCCTCTACGGTCTGGGTACGTCGATTGGAGGCACTGAGTTCTTCCTGGTGCCAAGTGGCGGTCTGTTCGGGGGAGGCTGCTATCCAGATCCGGACGGTGCCATCCATGCTTCCAGTGACAACCCGTTGACCGTTCGGTGAGAACACCGCCGATGTCACCTCGGCAGTGTGGCCCCTCAACTGGAGCAGCTCCTTGCCGGTGGCAGAGTCCCAGACCCTGGCGGAGCGGTCCTGACTAGCGGTGACAACGCGTTTACCGTCGGCGGAAAAATTGGCGGCGTAGATCACTCGCGTGTGCCCGGCGAGTACAGACAGCGGATCACCATCGGCTGAATTCCAAAGCCTGGCCATCTTTTCGCCGCTCGCGGCGAGAATCCATCGGCCATCAGGCGAGAAGGTGGCAGAGCGAGACCGCGAAGGATTGGGGATCGTCAGAATCTCGGCTCCCGTGTCGGCTTGCCAGACCATCACCACCCACTCAAAGCCTGCGACCACACGCAGTCCATCTGGGGAGAAACCGGCGGAAAAGGCCTCACGCCGCTTCGGCGGTTTGGACAGGAGCTCCTTGCCGTCCTCCATCCGCCACACCTTGATCCTTCCTTCGCCCCCCGCGCTCACGAGCCGGGTGCCGTCCGCGGAGAACGCCACGGAATTGACTCCACCGATATGTCCCGCGAGTGTGCGGAGCAAATGTCCATCGATGGTCTTCCAGACCCGGGCGCTTCCATCGCCGTGCCCGGCGGCGAGCTGCCGCCCATCCGGGGAAAAGGCCAAGGATCGCACCTCGGTCTGGTGACTCGACAACTCCATCAGCGGATCGCCGGTGATCAGAGACCAAAGCTTGATCCTGCCACCCTCCCCTCCGGCCGCAATCTGTTGGCCGTCTGGTGAAACGGTCACCGTGTAAACGTTCGTTCCGTATTGCAGAATCGAGGCTGAGGGCCGCGTCGAAATATCCCAGAGCTTGCTCGTCTTGTCTTCGCTGGCGGTGAGGATCCATCGACCGTCGGGCGAGAACATGGCGGTATAAATCTCTGCGCCGTGCCCTTTGAACTGGTTGATCTCCCGCCCGGTGGAGACCTCCCACATTCTGGCGGTTTGATCGGCGCTGGCGGTAACAATGCGCCCTCCGTCCGGGGAGAATGCCGCCGCGAATAGATTGCGTAGGTGCCCAGTCAGCGTCTTTTGCAAGACGCCGCTTTCGCTGCTCCAGAGTTTGGCCGTCCGGTCCTGGCTGGCGGTGACCACGAGACGACCGTCCGGCGAGAAGCTCGCCGTTCGAACAGTTCCGTCGTGTCCCACCAAACGCCGCAACTCCCGGCCGTCGGTAGCATCCCAGATGCGAGCGGTACCATCCTCACCCGCGGTGACAATGCGCTTTCCGTCGGGATCGAATGCCGCCGAGAACAGCCAGTTCGAGTGTCCGCGAAACGTGACCAGGAGGCGTCCCGTTTCCGCGTCCCAAGTTCGAGCGGTGCCATCCTGGCAAGCGGTCACGATGCGGTGGCCGTTGCGGGAAAACGCCACGCTGCGAATGGCAGCACGATGTCCTTGCAGCCGACGAAGCTCCGCGCCGGTGGCGGCATCCCAGATTCGCACGCTATAGTCTTTGCTCCCGGTCACAATGCGGCTGCCATCGGGAGAGAATGCCGCCGAGCGGACCCAATCATCGTGACCGTTCAGGGTGATGGCCAACTGCCCGGTCGAGACATCCCAGACTTTCGCCGTGAGGTCCTCACTCGCAGTGACTACCCGCCGTCCATCCGGAGAAAAATCAGCAGTCCACACGCGGGCCGCATGGCCCCAGAACGTTCTGGCTTCAAGGTGGGACAGCCGTTGCCAGTAGTGCCACTCGAAGCCGCGGCCGGGAAAGTTGGCCGTTTCGCTCAACAACTGTCGAATGCGGTCCAGGTCGTTTCCTTCCCACGCTTGTCCCATTAGGTTCAGATTGGCGACGTAGAGCGACCTCTGCGCCGCTTGCTCGCTGGCCTCGGCCGCGCGGCGGGATCGCGTGGCCTCCATGCGTTGCCAGGTGCTCACGAGGGTGGCGGCCACCAGTGTGAGAACCACCATCAGAGCGGCTGAGCACAGCACCTTGTTCCGCTGCCAAGCCTTCCGAAGTTGATACGTGGTGCTGGGGGGGCGAGCGATGATGGGTTCGTTGGCCAGGTGACGCTGAAGATCGGTGGCCAGCGCGTTGACCGTGTCGTAGCGACGACGTCGGTCCTTTTCCAGACATTTGAGCACGATCCAATCAAGGTCCCCGTGCAACAGCTGCAGGGTTTCTTTGGCCTGCGCCAGTCGAAGCGAGGCCTCCTTTCGTTCCTTCTCCGAGGCCGCAGGCTCCGGAGTTCGGGCCCTGGCTTGGGTCAGAAGTTGGCTCAGTTTAGTGCTCGGCCGGAGCGGGGCCTTCTCTCGGATTACCTTGCGGAGGGCGTCCAGCCCCCCCCTGGTCATCTCCTTGGCGTCGAAGGGTGTCTGTCCCACCAGCAGCTCATACAGCAACACCCCCAGCGAATAGATGTCGCTACGCGTGTCGATATCGTCGGCTCCGGGTTCCGCCTGCTCAGGGCTGATGTAGGAAGGAGTTCCGATGAACTGACCAAACTGCGTGTGGAGCGTCTCATCGTTGAGCTCCTGGTGGATCGCCTTGGCGATCCCGAAATCGATCACCTTCGGCACGGGCACACCATCGTGCAGAGTCACGAGGATGTTCGACGGCTTGAGATCCCGGTGGATAATACCCTTTTGGTGTGCATGCTGAACCGCGTTGCAGACCTGAATGAAGAGTTGAATCCGCTGGACCGTGGAAAGATGGTGCTGGCCGCAGTAGTCCGTGATCCGGCTGCCGTGGACCAATTCCATCACGAAGTATGGGCGGCCCGCGGGGAGTGATGAGTCCCGACCGGAAGAGGAGGGGCCGACGAGGCCACCGTCGTAAATCCGGGCGATGTTGGGATGATCCATCATGGCCAAGGCCTGTCGCTCCGCTTCGAACCGCGCGACCACCTGTTTGCTGTCCATCCCGGGCTTGATGAGTTTGAGCGCGACGCGGCGGCGCACGGGCTCCGCTTGTTGCGCCAGCCAGACCTCTCCGAAGCCGCCTTCTCCGAGCTTTTCGACCAGCCGATAGCGCCCAATGATCTGGGATGGGGGCTCGGTGGCCGCGGGGACCGGCGACGGAGAGCGGGCACTGGCGGTCATCGGCAAGAACTGCTGCTGCCCGAAGTGGGCGGCGAGCAGTTCATCCAAGCGGGCACGGAGGGCGGGGTTATCGGAGCACACCGAGTCCAGAAAGGCGGCCCGGGCTGCCTCGGTGGGCTCTTGGCGTGCGCGGTCGAAGAGTCGTTCCTCGAGCTGCTCGTTCCATCCGCTGCTCATGTTGGAGAGATATGCCGCTGATCAGGCGCCGGCCACCAGGTGGTCTTCATGCAGTTCATGCGGTTTTTCTGCCCCAAACCCTTCAGCGGTTTTCAGAATTCTTGGCCAGCTCGCGAAACAGCCAGGCCCGGGCGTAGGCCCAGTGACGTTCGACGGACGAGAGTGACACGCCCAGCGCGTCGGCGATTTCCTGCATCTCCAGGCCGGTGAAATAGCGCAGCTTGACGATCTCGGCCTTCTCCGGCCAGGCCCGGGTCAAGTTCTCCAGGGCTTCGTGGACGGCCAGCAAGGTATCGGGGCTGTCTTCCATTGCCAGGTTGACCTGCTGCAGCTCGACCCGTTCGAGCCCGCCTCCGTGCCGAATGCTGGCTTTCTGCCGCGCACGATCGACAAGGATACGGCGCATGGCTTCGGCGGCGGCCCCGAAGAAGTGACCGCGACTTTGCCAGACCTGACGCTCCTCCGATCCGATCAGTTTGATCCAGGCTTCGTGGACCAGGGCCGTGGCTTGGAGCGTTTGGCCGGGTTGCTCGCGGGCCATTTTCGCCGCCGCCAGCGAGCGCAATTCACCGTAGACCAACGACAGCAAACGGTCGTAGGCCGCGCCATCGCCGGACGCAATGGCGTTGAGCGCTTGGGTGACATCGGACATCGCGACGAAGCTAAGCAGCTTCGCAGAAAAATGCCAGCCTCGGCTGGCCATGGATGTTCGAGCAGTTTCGCCATGCAGTGGAGGTTGAGAAAATATTTTCCGAACTTTCTGAAGGGTTTGGCTTCGTGATTCCGCATGAGGAGTCGAAGCATGAAGTCGCAATCGTCCCAACTCAGTCGACGTCCCACTATGAAGACTCACTCGCGATCCGATGTTCCCCCCTCGTGCCCACCGGGGTTTTCCACTGGCTCTCCTTCGCTGATCGATGGGTCCGCGAGAGCACGCCTACGCCGAAACACTTCCAGAGTGATTCGTGGATTTCTGCTCCTACTCGCTGTTGCAAGCAGCCTGACGACGGGCGTGGGCGCCGCCGGGTTGCCCAACGCTTGGCAGATCACGGACGTCTCGGACGTCTCAGGCAGCGGCTCACTGAATTTCACCTACGCACTCACGCCGGCGCAGCGCGTGGCAGCCACAAACAGCGGGTGGCATTACACCTTGGTCAGCCGGCTTGTCTCAGGTTCCGCCAACAGCACCCCCGCGCATTTCATGGTTTATGGGAACGGCGTCAAGCGATTCGATGTGAGTTGGGACCTCAATACCGCTGGCCAACTCGTCGCGATTCTCGGAGGAACTCCCAACCTCACCAACATTCTCACGGAAGCCGGTTCGGCCGCCACCGACTACCACACTCACGCTCTGATCTATGATCCAGCCACCAGCCAAGCCACCTATCTGTTCGATGGTTCGCCCGTGGCTTCGTGGTTGGGCCTGAACGACGCCGTCCAAACCGGTATCGTCCAGTGGGGCTCGGCGTCCTCCGACGGGCAGGGTCGAATGAACTATCACCGCGTCCGCTTCTCCATTGAGGGCCTGGGTGTGGTCTCCGAATACTTTGCCGGGTTTGAGGGTGATCCCGCCGTTGCGCCCAGCCCCACCGACCAGAACTGGAACCTTATTGTCTCGGCTGCGCCCAACGCAGTGACCCATACTCCTGTCTCGCCGGATAACGTCGTGGCTCCGTGCCAAGCGATCGTCTTCGTAGACTCCGAGTGGGTGGGAACACCTTGGGGCACGGACCCGGACGGAGACGGGCCGGCCACCCGCTTTGGCTGGGATGCCTTTGCTACCTACGAGGACGCGCAGCAGGCGATCTGCGAGAATGGCACGATCCAGGTTGTCGGAAATGAAATTGAGATCGTGGGCCTGGAACCCGAGGGCGAGAACGCGGTTCGCGTGGTGTTTGAGGACCTCGCCGGCGTGGGCCAGGGGCCTGGGTGCCTCTACACCCTTCAGTCGGCTTCCGAGATGAGCGTGTCCACAACTTGGAGTTACCTGCAAACGGTCGAACTTCAACATTTGGGCAATGGACGGCACCAGTTTCTTGCCCCGAAGGAAATCGGGCCGCAGCGCTACTATCGCATCGTGGTGTGGACCCCCGGGTCGACCGACACCGATCATGACGGGCTGGCAGATACCCTGGAGATCGCACTGGGAACGGATCCGAACAAGTTCGACACGGACGGCGACGGTTTCAACGACTGCCTCGAAATCACACTCCACACCAATCCATTGGATCCCAACAGCCTCCCGCCGGCCAGCGCTTTTGCCCAAGCGGAATTCGCCTCGGCCGAGACCGTGGTGTTGGAAGGAACCTCCGTCCTGCGGATCGGGGTGCGCTTTAATCGGCCGTTTATCGGTGATCTGCGCTATAACGTCGACACGAACTCGAGCGCGAGTGCAGCGGATTTCACGGACCTCTCGGGCGGTCGCGTCTCGGTCAACGGCACTAACGCCGAGATTCGGCTGCAACTGAAGGAAGATTTCGAGGTGGAATCGGTCGAGACGATCGCGATCAGTCTCCTGCAAAACACCAACACGTTTTACCGTCGCGGATCCCGCTTCTCCCATTCGGTGGTGA
Coding sequences within:
- a CDS encoding protein kinase, translated to MSSGWNEQLEERLFDRARQEPTEAARAAFLDSVCSDNPALRARLDELLAAHFGQQQFLPMTASARSPSPVPAATEPPSQIIGRYRLVEKLGEGGFGEVWLAQQAEPVRRRVALKLIKPGMDSKQVVARFEAERQALAMMDHPNIARIYDGGLVGPSSSGRDSSLPAGRPYFVMELVHGSRITDYCGQHHLSTVQRIQLFIQVCNAVQHAHQKGIIHRDLKPSNILVTLHDGVPVPKVIDFGIAKAIHQELNDETLHTQFGQFIGTPSYISPEQAEPGADDIDTRSDIYSLGVLLYELLVGQTPFDAKEMTRGGLDALRKVIREKAPLRPSTKLSQLLTQARARTPEPAASEKERKEASLRLAQAKETLQLLHGDLDWIVLKCLEKDRRRRYDTVNALATDLQRHLANEPIIARPPSTTYQLRKAWQRNKVLCSAALMVVLTLVAATLVSTWQRMEATRSRRAAEASEQAAQRSLYVANLNLMGQAWEGNDLDRIRQLLSETANFPGRGFEWHYWQRLSHLEARTFWGHAARVWTADFSPDGRRVVTASEDLTAKVWDVSTGQLAITLNGHDDWVRSAAFSPDGSRIVTGSKDYSVRIWDAATGAELRRLQGHRAAIRSVAFSRNGHRIVTACQDGTARTWDAETGRLLVTFRGHSNWLFSAAFDPDGKRIVTAGEDGTARIWDATDGRELRRLVGHDGTVRTASFSPDGRLVVTASQDRTAKLWSSESGVLQKTLTGHLRNLFAAAFSPDGGRIVTASADQTARMWEVSTGREINQFKGHGAEIYTAMFSPDGRWILTASEDKTSKLWDISTRPSASILQYGTNVYTVTVSPDGQQIAAGGEGGRIKLWSLITGDPLMELSSHQTEVRSLAFSPDGRQLAAGHGDGSARVWKTIDGHLLRTLAGHIGGVNSVAFSADGTRLVSAGGEGRIKVWRMEDGKELLSKPPKRREAFSAGFSPDGLRVVAGFEWVVMVWQADTGAEILTIPNPSRSRSATFSPDGRWILAASGEKMARLWNSADGDPLSVLAGHTRVIYAANFSADGKRVVTASQDRSARVWDSATGKELLQLRGHTAEVTSAVFSPNGQRVVTGSMDGTVRIWIAASPEQTATWHQEELSASNRRTQTVEGPTLIKESIQLPAGLIRSWLLLAPLDIPTNGTAAALDAERMPGEAQLRPSAQQRFRANARELTWEPIEQATPLLDFNALVGKTSSPNSVAYAVCYLVTESPQSDVVFKIVSDDESKVYLNGKVIHRSNPNRSYVLDEETVGGVNLPAGTNTVVFKIVNSLEYWRGSLRVLDARGQEIPRLHVTLGAN
- a CDS encoding sigma-70 family RNA polymerase sigma factor; the protein is MSDVTQALNAIASGDGAAYDRLLSLVYGELRSLAAAKMAREQPGQTLQATALVHEAWIKLIGSEERQVWQSRGHFFGAAAEAMRRILVDRARQKASIRHGGGLERVELQQVNLAMEDSPDTLLAVHEALENLTRAWPEKAEIVKLRYFTGLEMQEIADALGVSLSSVERHWAYARAWLFRELAKNSENR